The DNA segment GAACCCGGCTGGCAGGGCGGCGCTGAAGGTGGGGCCGTCTTCCGAGACGGGGGCGAGCGTTTTGTCGCCGTTGTTGTTGATGATGAACAGTTCGCCAATCTGAACCTTGTCTTCTTTGAAGTCGAAGATGACGTGCATGCGTTCGACCGAGAGGACAGACGAGTCGGTGGTGGACTCGAAGACCTGCACCGGCAAGTCGTAGACGGTTTGGCCGGCCTTCACCTGGGCAACATCCGAGGTGTAAAGCACGTCGCCGTAACGGGCGCTGACGATGAGGGCGCGATCCGGCGCCAGTTCAACATCGGCAAACTCAAACGCGCCGTCGCTCTGGACGGTCGTGGTGATTGTGCTCGTCTCCTGAAAACTATCGAAGAGATGCAAGACCACCGCTTGATCGGCGGGCGTGTTTGCGCCGGTAGTGCCGTTGCTGATCGTGCCGGTCACAGTTCCGGTGGAAGCTGGAGCCGCCGCCACTTCGGCGAAGTCATAGGAAAACGCCCGCGCGTAATCCGCGGCGGCCCAACGTTCGTCTTCGCTCAGCGAGTCGGCAAATTTGTGCTCGCCGTTAATGCCGTCAGTCAGCGCCAGAAAAAAGTCGTTGTTGGACTTGGCGGCCATGAAGACTTGATCACTAAAACTGGAAATGTTGCCACTCGCTCGCTGGCCGGGGCCGTCACCCGCGCCGCTGTCGCCGTGACAGTCGGCGCAGTTGGCTTCATACACCGCCTGGCCCAACTCGGCGTCCGCCTGCCCGCTCAGGCTGTAGAGGTAAGCCACCAGACTCCAGCGTTGCGACTCGCTGAGCGAGCCGCCCCAGGGCGGCATGACGCGCTCGAGGTTGCCGTTGGTGATGACACTGTACCAGCGAAAGGGAGTCGTGGCGCGGGCCAGGTCGGGAACGTTGAAGGCCGGAACCGGAAATTGAATCTGGCTCACCAGTTCGCCGTCGCCGCCGCCGGTGAGGCCGTGACAGCGGGTGCAGTTTTGCGAGTAGAGCGTTGCGCCCTCGGCGGCAGACGGCATGGAGGCCGGGTAGCCGGGGCCGAGATCGAAGACCGGGGCGGCGCTGGGGCCGGCATCTGACAAGCCCGTGTCTTCAAAGCCGGGCGGCGGAGTCACGTCTCCGGCCAGCGAACAGGCGGCGAGGAGCATTGCCGCAGAAAGCACAAAGAATATCGTTTTGAGGTTG comes from the Chloroflexota bacterium genome and includes:
- a CDS encoding cytochrome c, coding for MSRFSQFFLINLKTIFFVLSAAMLLAACSLAGDVTPPPGFEDTGLSDAGPSAAPVFDLGPGYPASMPSAAEGATLYSQNCTRCHGLTGGGDGELVSQIQFPVPAFNVPDLARATTPFRWYSVITNGNLERVMPPWGGSLSESQRWSLVAYLYSLSGQADAELGQAVYEANCADCHGDSGAGDGPGQRASGNISSFSDQVFMAAKSNNDFFLALTDGINGEHKFADSLSEDERWAAADYARAFSYDFAEVAAAPASTGTVTGTISNGTTGANTPADQAVVLHLFDSFQETSTITTTVQSDGAFEFADVELAPDRALIVSARYGDVLYTSDVAQVKAGQTVYDLPVQVFESTTDSSVLSVERMHVIFDFKEDKVQIGELFIINNNGDKTLAPVSEDGPTFSAALPAGFAELSFQDDVIGGRYQQTADGFADTLPVRPGAGAQQILVSFSLPYADALSFAQKISYPTSAVSVLLPDNGVTLTGAGLRDEGLRDVQGANYHSFTVEAMAAGDNIAFSLEGKPSLAATTSGGSTSASTVAPAFDVRTVLIGGLSLALSVAVIAYWWIQRGGSNVKPTQAAPPSGQTYDELLDELAELDDGFEAGEYSEAEHHAKREKLKAELKRLVEKEKK